From Triticum urartu cultivar G1812 chromosome 2, Tu2.1, whole genome shotgun sequence, a single genomic window includes:
- the LOC125540343 gene encoding cationic peroxidase SPC4-like encodes MAMASSSGGAGALVLAFLTVAVLLSPALSAPLDSAGFHSATCPQLESIVLSSVQAALQREVALAAGLLRIFFHDCFPQGCDASVYLKGSGTEQAMGPNTTLQPRALQLVEDIRAKVHAACGATVSCADISALATRDAVVLSGGPNYTVPQGQFDSLAPASQNAVNALPSPATASVSALARAFSAKGLRDLADLVALSGAHTVGRTGCPFFRDRAQRMDDTFSRRLAANCSAAPTRLQNLDVVTPDLFDNGYYKALVNSQGVFTSDMALIKDSTTAPIVRQFAQSKDAFFAQFAKSMAKLATAPRPGGNVGEIRRSCFSPNARRAIDTVVDAVEEEGFAASA; translated from the coding sequence ATGGCGATGGCGAGCAGCAGCGGCGGCGCAGGCGCACTGGTTCTGGCCTTCCTTACCGTCGCCGTTCTGCTCTCCCCGGCGCTGTCCGCCCCTCTGGACAGCGCCGGCTTCCACTCGGCGACGTGCCCGCAGCTGGAGAGCATCGTGCTGTCCTCCGTGCAGGCGGCGCTCCAGCGCGAGGTGGCGctcgccgccggcctcctccgcATCTTCTTCCACGACTGCTTCCCGCAGGGCTGCGACGCGTCCGTCTACCTCAAGGGCAGCGGCACGGAGCAGGCCATGGGGCCCAACACCACGCTGCAGCCGCGGGCGCTGCAGCTGGTGGAGGACATCCGCGCCAAGGTGCACGCGGCCTGCGGCGCCACCGTGTCCTGTGCCGACATCTCGGCGCTGGCCACCCGCGACGCCGTCGTGCTCTCCGGCGGGCCCAACTACACCGTGCCGCAGGGCCAGTTCGACAGCCTCGCCCCGGCGTCACAGAACGCCGTCAACGCCCTCCCGTCGCCGGCCACCGCCAGCGTCTCCGCCCTCGCGCGCGCCTTCAGCGCCAAGGGCCTCCGCGACCTTGCCGACCTGGTGGCGCTCTCCGGCGCCCACACCGTCGGGAGGACGGGCTGCCCCTTCTTCCGCGACCGGGCTCAGCGCATGGACGACACCTTCTCCCGGAGGCTGGCGGCGAACTGCAGCGCGGCCCCGACCCGGCTGCAGAACCTGGACGTGGTGACCCCCGACCTGTTCGACAACGGCTACTACAAGGCGCTGGTGAACAGCCAGGGCGTGTTCACCTCCGACATGGCGCTCATCAAGGACAGCACCACGGCGCCCATCGTGAGGCAGTTCGCGCAGAGCAAGGACGCCTTCTTCGCGCAGTTCGCCAAGTCCATGGCCAAGCTCGCCACCGCGCCGAGGCCCGGCGGGAACGTGGGCGAGATCCGCCGCAGCTGCTTCAGCCCCAACGCCCGGCGCGCCATCGACACCGTCGTCGACGCCGTCGAGGAGGAGGGATTCGCGGCTTCTGCGTGA